A portion of the Triplophysa dalaica isolate WHDGS20190420 unplaced genomic scaffold, ASM1584641v1 Contig16, whole genome shotgun sequence genome contains these proteins:
- the LOC130417120 gene encoding legumain-like, producing the protein MSGKKWVLLVAGSKGWKNYKHQANVCCHYQLIKRQEIPDDQIVTMMYDDIADNHNNHHKQQILSVLGNENVYKGVLKDYTGKDVTPQNFLNVLQGNECTNKKVIDSCKDDNIYIYMTGLGTESTFEFPEESLHASEFIEAIQNMTAHNKFSKMIIFVDSSYSANLFKNQLTDNEKVFVLTSCSRGTEITPTDYNKKIDVFLSDKFSSTWLHFLDQADYETQTFDDLSKDKQSKHIKENPDACPCFFGKLDATKHFLNEFLQK; encoded by the exons ATGTCTGGAAAAAAATGGGTTCTCCTTGTCGCCGGCTCAAAGGGCTGGAAAAATTACAAACATCAG gCCAATGTGTGCTGTCACTATCAGTTGATTAAGAGACAAGAAATTCCTGATGATCAGATTGTGACGATGATGTATGATGACATCGCTGATAATCACAA TAACCACCACAAGCAACAGATTCTCAGTGTACTAGGTAATGAAAACGTGTATAAAGGAGTTCTGAAGGATTACACTGGAAAG GATGTGACCCCACAGAACTTCCTGAATGTTCTTCAAGGGAATGAGTGCACTAATAAGAAAGTCATAGACAG ttGTAAAGATGACAACATCTACATCTACATGACCGGTCTAGGGACGGAAAGCACGTTTGAATTTCCTGAGGAGTCT CTTCATGCCAGTGAATTCATTGAAGCAATTCAGAACATGACTGCCCACAATAAATTCTCCAAG atgaTCATATTCGTGGACAGCAGTTATtctgcaaacttgttcaaaaaCCAATTGACTGACAATGAGAAAG TCTTTGTGTTGACTTCATGTTCTCGAGGTACTGAGATCACTCCCACTGATTATAACAAGAAGATAGACGTCTTCCTCTCTGATAAATTCTCATCTACTTGGTTGCACTTCCTTGATCAG GCTGactatgaaacacaaacattcgATGATCTGTCGAAGGACAAACAATCTAAGCACATAAAGGAGAATCCTGATGCCTGTCCCTGCTTTTTTGGGAAACTG GACGCGACGAAGCATTTCCTTAATGAGTTTCTGCAGAAGTAA